One genomic region from Leguminivora glycinivorella isolate SPB_JAAS2020 chromosome 8, LegGlyc_1.1, whole genome shotgun sequence encodes:
- the LOC125228961 gene encoding RNA transcription, translation and transport factor protein gives MNNMFKLKLSALGHPNPESFNCNDKSEYRSVVLWLEDQKIRHYKIEEREGLRQIESDEWDAAYDTYQKDLVSPVIEGSPNEQLNWLMSYAVRLEYADNAEKYKEIKVEQPKQATPNVVSSNPLDNLDFSSPAFKQGIDRISTLAGIGPHPDPKLRLAALAKILKTNPHPEPPASDANIIQQPSDVLKLLFVQDLRDLQTKINEALVAVQKVTADPRTDTKLGRVGR, from the exons atgaataacatgTTCAAGCTAAAACTGTCCGCTTTAGGACACCCAAATCCAGAGAGCTTCAACTGCAATG ATAAAAGCGAGTACAGAAGTGTAGTACTATGGTTAGAAGACCAGAAGATAAGACATTACAAAATAGAAGAGCGGGAAGGGCTCAGGCAAATCGAAAGTGACGAATGGGATGCGGCGTATGATACATATCAGAAAGACCTCGTCAGCCCTGTTATTGAGGGCTCCCCGAATGAACAGTTAAACTGGCTCATGTCGTATGCCGTCCGGTTAGAATACGCGGACAATG CTGAGAAGTACAAAGAAATCAAAGTAGAACAACCCAAACAAGCTACACCTAATGTAGTATCTTCAAATCCTTTGGATAATCTTGACT TCTCCAGTCCAGCATTCAAACAAGGCATTGATAGAATATCAACCCTGGCCGGGATTGGCCCTCATCCTGACCCCAAGCTCCGCCTGGCAGCCCTGGCCAAAATCTTGAAAACAAACCCACACCCTGAGCCCCCTGCAAGTGATGCTAACATTATCCAACAGCCTTCTGACGTCTTGAAGCTCCTCTTTGTTCAGGATTTGAGGGACTTGCAGACAAAGATTAATGAGGCCTTGGTAGCGGTCCAAAAAGTGACTGCTGATCCTCGCACCGACACAAAGTTGGGCCGTGTGGGAAGATAA
- the LOC125228819 gene encoding dehydrodolichyl diphosphate synthase complex subunit DHDDS encodes MSTWVNENSVTFFQLFCIKVVKCGRVPQHIAFIMDGNRRYAKKHRVQSSKGHSEGFNKLSETLKWCLDLGIPEVTVYAFSIENFKRTDEEVNGLMDLARDKFQRLLEEIDQINEWGVRLHVAGRLTLLPDDLRALVAKAMLLTRHNNKLRLNIAYSYTARDEITRAASQVIEGVRNKELTADDIDEDLLSETLELSPPDLLVRTSGEVRLSDFMLWQISDTVLYFTDVLWPEFTIWSLLAAIIHFQRHATEPKPDIDLSDRKRTFTDRLEDKRWQLLEKYVT; translated from the exons ATGTCGACTTGGGTGAATGAGAACAGTGTTACTTTTTTCCAACTTTTCTGTATAAAAGTAGTGAAGTGCGGTCGTGTACCTCAGCATATCGCTTTTATAATGGATGGCAACCGCAGATATGCAAAAAAACATAGAGTACAAAGCAGTAAGGGTCATTCCGAAGGATTTAATAAATTGTCAGAAACGTTAAAG TGGTGTCTGGATCTAGGTATACCTGAAGTTACTGTTTATGCATTCAGTATAGAGAACTTTAAGAGAACAGATGAAGAAGTTAATGGCTTGATGGATTTGGCTCGAGACAAATTTCAAAGGCTACTGGAGGAAAT TGACCAGATAAATGAGTGGGGCGTGAGACTTCATGTGGCTGGACGCTTGACATTGTTGCCTGATGACCTGCGGGCACTTGTAGCGAAAGCTATGCTCCTGACCAGGCACAACAATAAGCTGAGGCTTAATATTGCTTATTCATACACTG CCCGTGATGAAATCACTCGTGCCGCGTCACAAGTCATCGAGGGTGTGAGGAACAAGGAGCTTACTGCTGACGATATAGACGAGGATCTCTTGTCAGAGACATTAGAGCTGAGTCCACCAGACCTTCTGGTGAGAACCTCGGGTGAAGTGAGGCTGTCAGACTTCATGCTATGGCAG ATCTCTGACACCGTACTCTACTTCACCGACGTGCTCTGGCCCGAATTCACCATCTGGAGCCTACTGGCTGCCATCATCCACTTCCAGAGACACGCCACAGAGCCGAAACCGGATATAGACCTGAGCGACCGGAAGCGAACGTTCACGGACAGGTTGGAGGACAAGCGGTGGCAGCTGTTGGAGAAATatgttacataa